ATTATTCGATGGTACCGAAATCTCTATTGTTGGAATTGATGACATGCTCCTTGGAAAACCAAAAATTGAAGAAACTTTACAACATATCAAACATAATATTTATACAATTGTTCTTGTTCATGAACCCGATATAGCATCAAAAGTCGCCAAATTCCCAGTAAATGTCCAACTTTCTGGACATAGTCATGGCGGCCAAGTTCAAATTCCGTTTCTAGGAGCCGTTGTTACTTCAACACTTGCCAAACAATATATTGAAGGGTTTTACCATATCGATGACTTAGTTCTCTATGTGAACCGTGGTCTTGGCAGAACTAGAATTCCCTTTCGATTTATGGCTCGCCCTGAAATCACCCTTTTCACATTACAGCATACGGAAAGGTAACGCCCTTACGCCTATTTTCATATATCCTTTCTTGTACTCGCTCATCCACGTTTTTCTCCCATATGATAACAATGAGTCCAATAAAGGAGGTTGTTACATGTATTCCTACTATCAGCCCATACCAGTTCGTTCAGCACCTGTTGGTCCAGCAGGCGACTCACGCTTTCTACCGTTTTTTGGTGTTCCGTTTTTAGCTGGAATTGCTGGTGGATTACTTGGCGGGGCATTGGCCTTTGGGCCTCGGCCATTCTATCCACCTTATCCACCAGCACCATATCCTTGTTACGGAGCTTCTTGTCAACCGTACTATTATTAATAACCATCTCCCGTTCATTTCTAAACATAACCGTATTTATGAATGAACCATGCAAGTTTAACAAACTATTTTCTCCATCCACATTTTTAACTAACGATATGGAAAGGAGAAAATAAAAAAGGGTACCTTAAAAGTTATAGGATACCCTTTTTTCAGTACTATATATGTACAACGACGAACTTATATATGATATTTTATTCCGCATCCATCTCTTGATAAGCTAACTTAAATAATTTCACTTGACTATCAATTTTTTCAGCTTTGTTATTTATTACGTAATAATATTCACCGTCTTTATTTTGTTCACGAGTTTTCACATTATCAGCTAAAATAAGCTGCAAAATTGCCTTTATTCTAGCTTTCATTTCAAACTCTAGTATTGGAAAAGATATTTCAATTCTTTTTTCCATATTCCGTGTCATCCAGTCCGCTGAAGATAAGTAAACTTTTTCATGACCATTATGATGGAAATAATAAATGCGACTATGCTCCAAGTAACGTCCAACAACACTAATTACACGAATATTTTCACTTACTCCTTGAATACCTGGACGCAAACAGCATATTCCTCTAACAATGAGTTCGACCTGAACCCCAGCTTGTGATGCTTCATATAACTTTTTAATTAGGGGTTTATCTGTTAAAGAATTCATCTTTGCAATAATACGTCCATTCCCATAGTGTTTATGGTAACGAATTTCTTCATCTATCAAGTCCATAAATTGTTTACGAATATCAAAAGGTGCTACTGAAATCTGATGAAAATGTGGTTTTGTTGTATAGCCACTTAAATAGTTAAAGAAATTTGTTGCATCTACTCCGAACTCTTTTCTAGATGTAATATAGCCAAAATCCGTATATAATTTCGCAGTAGCATCATTATAATTCCCAGTTCCTAAATGTACAAATCTTTCGATTTTTCCGTTTTTTCTCCGGACAACAAGGGTAATTTTACTATGTGTCTTCAAGTGACTCACACCATAAATGACATGACATCCCTCTTGTTCCAGTTCCTTTGCCCAATGCACATTATTTTCTTCATCAAATCGAGCTTTCAATTCAACTAATACCGTTACTTGTTTCCCTTTTTCAGCCGCTGTCTTCAATGCTTGAATAATGGGAGAATCTCCGCTTACACGATAAAGTGTTTGTTTTATCGCTAATACATTCGGATCATTTGCTGCGTCACGTATAAACTCAACAACAGGTTGAAACGATTCAAACGGATGATGCAATAAAATATCATGCTCCGCCACTTTCTCAAACACATTCTCTTCATCAGCTAAATCTCGTGGCGGTTGCGGAATCAGCGCTGGATATACAAGATGTTCATGTAAAGGCGCTAATTCTTTATAAAGTGAAAATAAACATGTTAAATCCAGTGGTCCATCTATCATGTACACATCTTCATCTTTTACCTCTAATACTTCATACAAAAGAGTTAACACTCTTTCATCAACATGATCTTCTCCAACTTCTAAGCGAACAGCCGCGCCCCATTTCCGTTTTTTCAGCTCTTTCTCAATTACTTTTAATAAATCTCGTGCCCCTTCTTCATGTATTGTTAAATCCGCATTTCGTGTAATACGAAAGCGTGTAACAGATGATACTTTATATCCTGTAAATAATTTATGAGTAAAACTACTAATAACATCCTCTAACAAAATAAATTTCTGCTTCTGGCCTTCACTTGGTAAAAAAATAAAACGTTCCAGCAATGATGGCACTTGTACAATGCCAAGTTTCGTCCGATTTTCCTCTTCGACTTGCTTTTCATCATAAAGAATAGTAGCTAAGTTTAAGCTTTTATTTAAAAGCATCGGAAACGGACGGTACGCATCAATCGCTACAGGTGTTAGAACAGGAAAAATTTGTTCGTCAAAATATTCTTCAATAAACGCACGTTGTTCCTTTGTTAAATCTTGAAATTTCAAAGGTTCAATTCCCTCTTCTTTAAGTGCAGGTAATATGACATTTTTAAATGTATCATACTGAACTTCCATTAATTCATGAGCCTTCATAGCAATCTTGTTAAGCTGTTGCTTCGGCGTTAATCCCGCTTTATTTTCCGGTTGATTAAACCCAGCCTTTACTTGATCTTTTAATCCGGCAACACGCACCATAAAAAATTCATCTAAATTTGAACTAAAAATACTGATAAACTTCAATCTTTCTAAAAGTGGATTCCCCTCATCTTTTGCCTCTTCTAATACACGCTCATTAAAAGCTAACCAGCTTAACTCTCTATTATTGTAATAAGCAGTATCATTTAAATTTACTCTATTCCCCTTCAATAATTCCATTCTATTCACACTTCCCCTTGAAACTTTTTCAATATAATTTATGTACATTTATTGTACCAAATTTCAATTTGTTAAAGTGTAAAATTTTTGTAAAGACATCCGTACTTCTTAACATTCCTTTGTAAATATCAACTGAATGTTCATTTTTAATATTTTTTCTAACTGCTTTTTTTGTTTCTCTGCTTCCACTATTTCCGCTAAAACAGCTTGCTTACAAAAGACTTGAAATACAAGTGCATCTTTATTTCGTTCTATGTGTATGTTTTCGATAAGCTGGCTCTGCCTTACATTTAAAGCAGCTGAAAATTGCAATACCGCTCCTAAAAGGCGCATTTTTTTCTGTTCATTTTTGTCAAACCAATCTTCAAATGGTGCTAAATGTTGCTTAAATAACACCTTCGACTTATATGAAGCAATAAGCGCTAATCTAATTCGTTCTTTATGCATCATACCGTCAATCGTTTTATTCGCTAACAAATAAAATGTATGCAAACAGCTTGCTTCTTCATCAATATATTTCCCAATATTAAATACTTTAGCTGCTTGATAAAACGCTTTCCAATCTTGTTCTGATAAAGAAATAAGTCCAGCTTGCTCAAGCTGCTTACAAATAACCGCTCCTTGTTTCATAAGCTGAATAACAAAACCCATATTTATTTCATATTCATGTGACAATAAATATAAGCTTTCTTCTATCACATTTGGATAATAAAAAATTCCAAATCCCCTTGTTAATTCTTCATAAAATACACCTTCTCGCAAACCTTTCCTACTTAATACAAATGCTGGTGCTTCAATTATATTTGTGAGAATATGAAAGACTTCAACCGCTGGAATGATTGTATCTGCTCTGTCTTTTGCTAATCCATCTAACTTTTGTAAATCAGCAAAAGAAAGCTTCATCAACTCTTCTTGTACATCCTTTATATCCTTTTCTTTCATCTTGTATAGATGTAGGCCTGCTAAAGGATAGGAAATTAAGTTTTGATGAATTTTGACCAAATTTCTAGCACTACCACCAATCGCAATAAGGGGTAGTTTTTTTCCTCTTAACCACGGCAATGTTTGAAATTGATCATATAGATAGTTTCTCAATTTCTTCAATTCTTCTGTAGTTGGTATCTCATGCTGAATAAATTGTTGTTTCAAAGAAAGAGCTCCAAATGAAAAACTATAATATTCTACAATTTCTCTATCTTTAAAATATGTAACTTCTGTACTTCCTCCGCCAATATCAACAGTAATCCCTTCACAAAATGAAGTGGAGTTCATGACTGCTAAATACCCATAACGAGCTTCTTCATATTCAGACAAAATCCGAAGTGTAAAGTCTGTTTCTCTCGCAACAACCCTTTTTATTTCCTCTTGATTTTTAGCTTGACGAATAGTCGCTGTAGCAACACAAAGTACATTTTGTATATGATAGAACCTTGTACTTTCTTGAAATTGGCGCAATGTTTGAAGTAATATTTTTGTGCCTTCTTCTATCAATAGACCGCCTCGCAAATAATTTCTTAGACGAGCAACAACTTTTATATTTTCAATCTCCTTATAAAAGCCACCATTTTGCCTTTCATAAATTACCAACCTCATCGTATTCGAACCGATATCGATAATGGCATATTGCTGTTTCAATATATCTTTCATTTTTTTCACTCTTTCATAATCAAATTTCTAAAACCCCTTCCTATCACTATTATACAAAATAGTTGTTTTTTGGAACAAGATTGCTTTAATATTAAGCATATACACAATCATTTTTTGTATATAATAATGACTTATTCTATTTATGCTATAATAGTGAAAAACTAGAAAGGAGATCCATACAATGAAACAATCCCACCCTCAATCTCATTCACCAAAACAATATTCTGTTAATCAATTAGCTCAATCTATTTTTGTTGTAAATCGTCATGCAAAGGCAGCTACAAATCCTAAATATTTATATTGGTTAAAAAAAGTTGCTTTAGAGCGACTAATTGCTGAAAAAAAGGCGATTAAAGAAGGTCTACATTTTTCTCGAAATCCACGCTTCAGTCAACAACAGTCTGACGTCTTGATCCGTCTAGGTGATTACTTTTTCCATATCCCTCCCACAAAAGATGATTTTCGTACTCTCCCACATCTTGGTGCTCTTGAATCTTCCTATCGTAATCCCAAAACTACCCTTTCTTTAACAACAGCAAAGAAGACTCTTCAAAATTTCATCGG
The window above is part of the Bacillus cytotoxicus NVH 391-98 genome. Proteins encoded here:
- a CDS encoding RNA degradosome polyphosphate kinase, which gives rise to MELLKGNRVNLNDTAYYNNRELSWLAFNERVLEEAKDEGNPLLERLKFISIFSSNLDEFFMVRVAGLKDQVKAGFNQPENKAGLTPKQQLNKIAMKAHELMEVQYDTFKNVILPALKEEGIEPLKFQDLTKEQRAFIEEYFDEQIFPVLTPVAIDAYRPFPMLLNKSLNLATILYDEKQVEEENRTKLGIVQVPSLLERFIFLPSEGQKQKFILLEDVISSFTHKLFTGYKVSSVTRFRITRNADLTIHEEGARDLLKVIEKELKKRKWGAAVRLEVGEDHVDERVLTLLYEVLEVKDEDVYMIDGPLDLTCLFSLYKELAPLHEHLVYPALIPQPPRDLADEENVFEKVAEHDILLHHPFESFQPVVEFIRDAANDPNVLAIKQTLYRVSGDSPIIQALKTAAEKGKQVTVLVELKARFDEENNVHWAKELEQEGCHVIYGVSHLKTHSKITLVVRRKNGKIERFVHLGTGNYNDATAKLYTDFGYITSRKEFGVDATNFFNYLSGYTTKPHFHQISVAPFDIRKQFMDLIDEEIRYHKHYGNGRIIAKMNSLTDKPLIKKLYEASQAGVQVELIVRGICCLRPGIQGVSENIRVISVVGRYLEHSRIYYFHHNGHEKVYLSSADWMTRNMEKRIEISFPILEFEMKARIKAILQLILADNVKTREQNKDGEYYYVINNKAEKIDSQVKLFKLAYQEMDAE
- a CDS encoding Ppx/GppA family phosphatase; its protein translation is MKDILKQQYAIIDIGSNTMRLVIYERQNGGFYKEIENIKVVARLRNYLRGGLLIEEGTKILLQTLRQFQESTRFYHIQNVLCVATATIRQAKNQEEIKRVVARETDFTLRILSEYEEARYGYLAVMNSTSFCEGITVDIGGGSTEVTYFKDREIVEYYSFSFGALSLKQQFIQHEIPTTEELKKLRNYLYDQFQTLPWLRGKKLPLIAIGGSARNLVKIHQNLISYPLAGLHLYKMKEKDIKDVQEELMKLSFADLQKLDGLAKDRADTIIPAVEVFHILTNIIEAPAFVLSRKGLREGVFYEELTRGFGIFYYPNVIEESLYLLSHEYEINMGFVIQLMKQGAVICKQLEQAGLISLSEQDWKAFYQAAKVFNIGKYIDEEASCLHTFYLLANKTIDGMMHKERIRLALIASYKSKVLFKQHLAPFEDWFDKNEQKKMRLLGAVLQFSAALNVRQSQLIENIHIERNKDALVFQVFCKQAVLAEIVEAEKQKKQLEKILKMNIQLIFTKEC
- a CDS encoding YkyB family protein, whose amino-acid sequence is MKQSHPQSHSPKQYSVNQLAQSIFVVNRHAKAATNPKYLYWLKKVALERLIAEKKAIKEGLHFSRNPRFSQQQSDVLIRLGDYFFHIPPTKDDFRTLPHLGALESSYRNPKTTLSLTTAKKTLQNFIGPEALTQEKKLSEAIPWYRRTYTKK